A part of Pantoea vagans genomic DNA contains:
- a CDS encoding ShlB/FhaC/HecB family hemolysin secretion/activation protein, translating into MKMPHTGKWLVFGASLFISNLMAAPVTPGDLDLIQNQQQQRLQQDQQQRDALTQAHQVELQQSVPVPAHGPCFDIGQITLQQATLITPDKQAKLVAPYINQCLSLARINQLVRVISEWYVQRGYITSRAFLTEQNLSHGILTITVLEGRLEEIRLQGARSRQLKMAFPTGAGRILNLRDIEQGMEQINRLRTTPVQIEIIPSAKPGYSIVNLTSTPEFPLTLGLNMDNSGQRTTGTGQLSASLVGNDLLGIADRWFVSGGRSSAFSDWRDAQNFQAGVSVPYGYGLLDYSYSWSNYHSRFNANNFDWYSFGDNISNRLSGSWVLFRNGQIKTGVQLGLNHYVSHNWLNQTLLQSSSRKLTSLQIGFNHTQKVAGGVATLNPMLSRGMPWFDAESDSGKNDDLPKAQFRKWSVSSSYQRPVTQKMWWLSSLYAQWSPDRLYGSERLTIGGENSVRGYKEQYLSGDVGGYLRNELNYTLFTLPAIGEVSTTLALDGGWLQSDKQDRYAAGTLWGSSLGLGSRNAHVSTQLSLGIPVSYPDYLAPDRLSVYARIGLVF; encoded by the coding sequence ATGAAAATGCCTCATACAGGGAAGTGGCTGGTTTTCGGAGCCAGTTTGTTTATCAGCAATCTCATGGCTGCGCCGGTTACGCCCGGTGATCTTGACCTTATTCAGAATCAGCAGCAGCAGCGTCTGCAACAGGATCAGCAGCAGCGCGACGCGTTAACGCAGGCGCATCAGGTTGAGTTGCAACAATCAGTGCCGGTTCCTGCTCATGGTCCCTGCTTCGATATCGGCCAGATTACCCTGCAACAGGCGACGTTAATTACGCCAGATAAGCAGGCGAAACTCGTCGCGCCTTATATCAATCAGTGTCTGAGTCTGGCGCGCATTAATCAGCTGGTACGCGTGATATCAGAATGGTACGTCCAGCGCGGCTATATCACCAGCCGGGCCTTCCTGACAGAACAGAATCTCTCTCATGGGATTTTAACGATTACGGTGCTGGAAGGCAGGCTGGAAGAAATTCGGTTGCAGGGTGCCCGTTCACGTCAGTTGAAAATGGCATTCCCGACCGGTGCCGGTCGCATTTTAAATTTACGCGACATTGAACAGGGTATGGAGCAGATAAACCGGCTGCGTACCACGCCGGTTCAGATTGAAATCATCCCGTCAGCTAAGCCCGGTTATTCCATTGTCAATCTGACCAGCACACCTGAATTCCCGCTGACGCTGGGGCTGAATATGGACAACAGCGGCCAGCGAACGACAGGCACGGGTCAGCTTTCCGCCTCGCTGGTGGGTAATGACCTGCTGGGTATTGCCGATCGCTGGTTTGTCAGCGGTGGTCGCAGCAGTGCGTTCAGCGACTGGCGTGACGCGCAAAATTTCCAGGCGGGCGTCAGCGTGCCTTATGGCTATGGGCTGCTGGATTACAGCTATAGCTGGAGCAATTATCACAGCCGCTTTAACGCCAATAATTTCGACTGGTATAGCTTCGGCGATAACATCTCTAACCGCCTGAGCGGCTCATGGGTGCTGTTCCGCAACGGGCAAATCAAAACCGGCGTTCAGCTCGGGCTAAACCATTATGTCAGCCATAACTGGCTGAACCAGACGCTGTTGCAAAGCAGCAGCCGCAAACTGACCAGTCTGCAGATCGGCTTTAACCATACACAAAAAGTCGCGGGCGGGGTGGCCACGCTTAACCCGATGCTGAGTCGCGGGATGCCCTGGTTTGATGCCGAAAGCGACAGCGGTAAAAATGACGATCTCCCCAAAGCTCAATTCCGCAAATGGAGTGTCAGCAGCAGCTATCAGCGTCCGGTGACGCAGAAAATGTGGTGGCTGAGCAGTCTGTATGCCCAGTGGTCACCCGATCGGCTTTATGGCAGCGAACGTTTGACGATTGGTGGTGAGAACTCGGTTCGCGGCTACAAAGAGCAATATCTTTCCGGCGATGTTGGCGGCTACCTGCGCAACGAACTCAACTACACGCTGTTTACCCTGCCGGCCATTGGCGAGGTCAGTACCACGCTGGCGCTGGATGGTGGATGGCTTCAGAGCGACAAACAGGATCGCTACGCCGCTGGCACCTTGTGGGGCAGTTCGCTCGGACTGGGTTCCCGAAACGCGCACGTCTCCACTCAGCTGTCGCTGGGCATTCCTGTCAGCTATCCGGATTACCTTGCGCCTGATCGCCTCAGTGTGTACGCGCGTATTGGACTCGTTTTTTAA